From a region of the Plectropomus leopardus isolate mb unplaced genomic scaffold, YSFRI_Pleo_2.0 unplaced_scaffold2660, whole genome shotgun sequence genome:
- the LOC121967001 gene encoding MAP3K12-binding inhibitory protein 1 has translation LKLSDAALRIEVNIDAVDLLSSPDPHMLSCLQEHITKLQSVSESLKTLVDAHGDASSTKANTLDDAVTSLLEEQTTALSEQHPPSSEAAESKTAADDVMVQIRARKSEIERRISAFMERKQMEINENNVREFCNVIDCNQENSCARTDAVFTPYPGFKSHVKVTRVVNTYGPQTRGGGVQGEAGDQQRGLMARDCGNAAIEERLHNIETHLKLPTAGPVPLSVYQRLKKLEDRILELEGLSPEYFQSTSHLHKRPKTSTTQACSLTELDEKISAVKAALLKRVNDFGPGYGPDCPL, from the exons ctcAAATTAAGTGATGCTGCTCTGAGAATAGAAGTCAACATCGATGCTGTGGATCTTCTGTCATCTCCAGATCCTCACATGCTCAGCTGTTTGCAGGAGCATATCACTAAATTACAG TCTGTTTCAGAAAGCTTAAAGACACTAGTGGATGCTCACGGAGACGCGTCATCTACAAAAGCCAACACATTAGATGATGCCGTCACCTCGTTACTCGAAGAGCAGACGACTGCACTGTCTGAGCAGCATCCTCCCAGCTCAGAGGCAGCGGAAAGCAAGACGGCGGCTGATGACGTCATGGTTCAGATCAGAGCCAGGAAGTCGGAG ATTGAGCGAAGAATATCTGCATTTATGGAACGCAAGCAGATGGAGATCAATGAAAACAATGTACGCGAGTTTTGCAACGTGATCGACTGCAATCAGG AAAACAGCTGTGCCAGAACAGATGCCGTTTTCACTCCttatccaggttttaaaagtcatgtgaaag TTACACGAGTGGTCAACACTTACGGGCCCCAGACTCGTGGTGGGGGAGTCCAAGGAGAAGCAGGGGATCAGCAGAGGGGGCTGATGGCAAGAGACTGCGGAAATGCAGCCATAGAAGAACGACTCCACAACATTGAGACTCACCTGAAACTTCCAACAG CGGGCCCAGTTCCATTGAGCGTCTACCAGAGACTAAAGAAGCTGGAGGATCGTATCCTGGAGTTGGAGGGTCTCTCTCCCGAGTACTTTCAGTCCACG agTCACCTGCACAAGCGACCAAAGACATCTACCACTCAG GCCTGCAGTTTGACAGAGCTAGATGAGAAGATCAGCGCAGTCAAAGCAGCCCTACTGAAGAGGGTGAATGATTTCGGGCCTGGATATGGACCAGATTGTCCACTGTAA